One window of the Pieris brassicae chromosome 2, ilPieBrab1.1, whole genome shotgun sequence genome contains the following:
- the LOC123720410 gene encoding uncharacterized protein LOC123720410 → MAMWHLLPILFITQASYAEDQYLRRVKDSCLTQGEALSCVKYKALKIAKKTLFGDMNNNETIVANEVISFVPLTDVNNLNMTEEVDFLDGRRSIISEWTEIAKYFMSLIREFFKMKGLRVNLPPGSRTIEEPESSDDGRGKKKKLAIMIPFLNLMATLKTKMLLIPILLGVMLIKKLLLVAALLLPSLLSTLKACKQHHPMTHYSYFGSDSQDYNSDYSNSYAYSAGGGYGKDWPSNRAYTISKHRPTPAPAYYTAPGNAQ, encoded by the exons ATGGCAATGTGGCATCTTCTcccaatattatttatcaccCAGGCATCATATGCTGAAGATCAATATTTACGGCGCGTCAAAGACAGCTGCCTTACACAAGGCGAGGCTTTATCCTGTGTCAAATATAAAGCTTTGAAGATTGCAAAGAAAACTCTGTTCGGGGATATGAACAATAATGAGACAATAGTGGCCAATGAGGTTATAAGCTTCGTGCCTTTGACTGATGTAAACAACTTGAATATGACAGAAGAAGTGGACTTTCTTGACGGAAGAAGAAGTATTATTTCGGAGTGGACAGAAATTGCCAAGTACTTTATGAGTTTGATAAGAGAGTTCTTTAAGATGAAGGGATTAAGGGTCAACTTGCCACCTGGATCGCGGACTATTGAGGAGCCGGAAAGTAGCGATGACG GACGCGGTAAAAAGAAGAAGCTGGCGATAATGATACCATTCCTTAATCTGATGGCAACgttgaaaacaaaaatgttgttGATCCCAATTCTTCTCGGAGTTATGCTGATTAAGAAACTGCTGTTGGTTGCTGCGTTATTACTGCCCAGTTTACTCAGCACGTTGAAGGCTTGCAAG CAACATCATCCAATGACGCATTACTCATATTTCGGAAGTGACTCGCAAGATTACAACTCGGACTACTCTAACAGCTATGCCTATTCCGCTGGCGGAGGGTACGGCAAGGACTGGCCTTCGAATAGAGCGTATACAATCTCAAAGCATAGGCCAACCCCAGCTCCAGCGTATTACACTGCTCCTGGGAACGCACAATag